The Fusobacterium sp. DD2 DNA segment TACAACTTTTTTCAGATCTTCAACACTCTTTGGTCCAACAGGTTGTCCAAATAGTTTCATTGTTACAAGTCCTGCTCCATCTAAGTCTACACCAACTGCAATTGCTCCAGCTTCTTCAGCCATTTTTATTCTTTTTATTATCTCATCATTTTCTCTAGGTTTGATTATTGCTATTCCATGTCCACCAGCTGCTTTTATAGCTTTTAATCCAAATTCAAAACATGTAGGATCTCCAGTATCTCCAATCATTCCTATTGTTCCTGCCTCTTTACATCCCTTAATTACATCCATACAATACTCTTCTTCAGTGACTCCGCCACCCATATTAAATTTTGTTCCAGTTATTGGAGCACCTAAAACAGGAAATGACAGTTTGTGTCCAAACATTTCTGTATCTATTACAGGATTTTTAGCCTCGTGTATAGTTCTTAATACAAATTTAATATTTTTAAGACTTTCATAGTTTATTTTAAACGAAGAACCTGATCCAGTTCCTCCCATTCCAGGAACTTTACCTGCACACCAATTTCCATCACAAACCTTACAAAGTCCACAAAAACCCTTCATTTTTTCTCTTGCGTTTTCTTTTAAAGTATTCATATCCATACAACTTCCCT contains these protein-coding regions:
- a CDS encoding alpha-hydroxy-acid oxidizing protein, which gives rise to MDMNTLKENAREKMKGFCGLCKVCDGNWCAGKVPGMGGTGSGSSFKINYESLKNIKFVLRTIHEAKNPVIDTEMFGHKLSFPVLGAPITGTKFNMGGGVTEEEYCMDVIKGCKEAGTIGMIGDTGDPTCFEFGLKAIKAAGGHGIAIIKPRENDEIIKRIKMAEEAGAIAVGVDLDGAGLVTMKLFGQPVGPKSVEDLKKVVSSTKLPFIAKGIMSVDEALKCVEAGVNAIVVSNHGGRILDYCEASADVLEDIVKAVGDKITVLADGGVRTGGDVLKYLALGAKGVLVGRPLIWGSIGGRQEGVELIVNTLKSQLVQSMILTGTEDVKIVSSKIIKK